In the genome of Noviherbaspirillum saxi, the window GCAAATCCGGCCATATTGCCCGCAAGATTGCCGCCACGCTGGCATCGACCGGTACGCCGGCGCTCTTCGTCCATGCCGCCGAAGCCCTGCATGGCGATCTCGGCATGATTACCGAACACGACGCCGTCATCGCGATCTCTTACTCGGGCGAAGCTGCCGAATTCATCGCAATCATTCCCATCATCAAACGCATGGGCGCCAAGCTGATTGCCATTACCGGCAATGATGAATCGCGCCTGGCCCAGCTCGCCGACGTGCATTTGAATGTGCGGGTCGACAAGGAAGCCTGTCCGCTGAACCTGGCGCCAACGGCCAGTACGACCGCCACCCTTGCACTGGGCGATGCGCTGGCCGTTGCCCTGCTCGATGCCCGCGGTTTCCGTGAAGAAGACTTTGCCCGCTCTCATCCGGGCGGTGCGCTTGGCCGTCGCCTGCTGACCCATGTGCGCGATGTGATGCGCAGTGGCGACGCGGTGCCGGCAGTACGCGCGGATGTGCGCCTGCCATCGGCCTTGCTTGAAATCACCAAGAAGGGCATGGCGATGACTGCTGTGGTCGATGACCAGGGCCGCGCGATCGGTATCTTCACCGACGGCGATTTGCGGCGATTGATAGAAACCGCGCAAGACTTCGGCAAACTGGCGATGGCCGATGTGATGCATGCCAATCCGCGTACGGTTCATCCTGACCAACTCGCGGTCGAAGCCGTCGAAATCATGGAAACTTTCCGCATCAATCAACTGCTGGTAGCGGATGCGGACGGCATTCTGGTCGGCGCTCTGCATATTCATGACTTGACGCGTGCGAAGGTGATCTGATGCAAGATGACACAGTGACACGTGCGGCGCGCGTCCGCCTGATGATATTCGATGTCGACGGCATCTTGACCGATGGCAGCCTGTACTATGGCGCCGATGGTGAATTGATCAAGACTTTCAATGTGCTCGATGGTCATGGCATCAAGCTGCTGCAACAGTCGGGCGTTGCAACCGCGATCATCAGTGCGCGCAAATCGGCACTGGTGGCGCGACGCGCCGCCGACCTCGGCATTCAGCATCTGTTCCAGGGGGTGCACGACAAGCGCGCGGCATTCGAGCAACTGCTCGCGCAAACTGGCCATGCCAAGGAAGCATGCGGCTTCATCGGCGACGACGTCATCGATCTTCCCATCCTGCTGCGCGTCGGTTTTGCCGCGAGCGTACCGAATGCCCATCCCGAAGTACAGTCGCGCGTGCATTTCGTGACGCGCGCGCAAGGCGGACACGGTGCCGCGCGGGAACTATGTGATTTCATCCTGCGCGCGCAGGGAAATTACGAGGCGGCGCTGGCGCCGTATCTGGCATGAATGGCCGTCGCTTCCGACTGATTGCCATCCTGGCGCCGTTGGTTGCATTGGCGCTGGGAAGTTTCTGGCTATTTGAAGTGATGCGACGCGCCAGCGATGAAGTAATTCCCACACCGGAACGCAAAGAACCCGATTTTTACGTGGAAAAATTCAGCTACGTGAAAATGACAAAAAGCGGCAAGGCACAATACCATTTTTCCGGAACAAGAATGACGCACAATCCGCAGGACGATTCTTACGATATCGAACTGCCTGTGGTCAAGAACCTCCGCGGGGCGAACGGTCCGATGACGCTGCGCGCCAAGCGTGCGACAGTCAACAGCGACAATAGTCAGATTCATATGTACGAGAACGTGCGCATGGACCGGCCGGCCACTGCCGACAGCGAGGCGATGCGGCTTTTGTCCGATTACCTGTTGGTGCTGCCGGACGACGACGTCGTCAAGAGTGACAAGCCGGTAGAGATTCACCTCGGTCAGTCGGTACTTACCGGCACCGGCATGTTTGCAAACAACGCGACGCGTGAACTTCGCCTGGCGGGCAATGTTCATGGCACTTATCAAGCTCCTCAGCGCTAATTCGTTATAACGTATGCTTCTCTTCCGGGATTTTTGATGAAACGTTTTTTTTGGATGCTGTTGCTGCTGGGTGCGACTGCCACAGGCAGCGTACAAGCGGAAAAAGCGGATTCCGAGAAGCCGACCAACGTTGAGGCCGATCAAATGGCCTATGACGACGTCAAGCAGATCAATACCTTTACGGGCAATGTCGTGCTGACCCGTGGCACCTTGGTCATGCGTGCGCACAAGCTGGTCGTATCGCAGGACCCGGCCGGATATCAGTATGCGACGCTGACCGCGGCGCCTGGCGGCCTGGCGACATTCCGGCAGAAGCGCGATGCCGGGCCCGATCAATGGGTAGAAGGGCAGGCTGAGCGTATCGAATACAACGGCAAGACGGAAATGGTGAAGCTGTTTTCAAAAGCGAAGATGCGGCGACTGGAAGGAAAGAAGCCAACCGATGAAGTCGAAGGCGAGTTCATTTCCTACGACAGCCGCGCCGAGTTCTTCACGGTCAACAATACACCATCGGGCGAAACCAAGCCTGGCGGCGGGCGTATCAAGGCGATCATACAGCCGCGCAATGACGCAAAGGACAAGTAGCATGGCAAGCACATTGGTCGTTCGCGGCTTGCAAAAGAGTTACGGCACTCGACAGGTTGTGCACGACGTGTCGCTGCAGGTGGAAAGTGGTGAAGTGGTCGGATTGCTGGGCCCGAACGGGGCCGGCAAGACCACGTCGTTTTACATGATCGTCGGCTTGGTGCCATCGGATTCCGGCGAGATCGACCTCGACGGCGTCGCGATATCGCGCATGCCGATTCATCGTCGTGCGACACTTGGATTGTCTTACCTGCCGCAGGAAGCGTCAGTATTTCGCAAGCTGACGGTGGAAGACAATATCCGCGCAGTACTGGAATTACAGCGGGTCAATGACAAGCCGCTGCCTAAAGCGGAAATCGACAAGCGCCTCGGAAGATTGCTGGCCGAGCTGCAGATCGAACGGCTGCGCGAAAACCAGGCGCTGTCGCTATCCGGCGGCGAACGGCGCCGGGTCGAGATCGCGCGTGCATTGGCGACCAATCCGCGCTTCGTGCTGCTGGATGAACCATTTGCCGGCGTCGACCCGATCGCGGTGATTGAAATCCAGCGCATCGTGCGCTTTCTCAAGGAGCGCGGTATCGGTGTGCTGATCACCGACCATAACGTGCGCGAAACGCTGGGCATTTGCGATCGCGCCTATATCATTAACCAGGGGTCGGTATTGGCAAGCGGCCGACCTGACGACATTATTGCCAATGAATCCGTGCGCCGGGTCTATCTCGGCGAGCACTTCCGGATGTAAGGAAGAAGCAGACAGGCATGAAACAGACACTCCAACTTCGCGTATCGCAACATCTCGCGCTGACCCCGCAACTGCAACAGTCTATCCGTCTGCTGCAGTTGTCGACGCTCGAGCTGCATCAGGAGCTGGAACAGATCCTTTCCGACAATCCCATGCTGGAACGCGTCGACGATCCGCTCGATCATTCAGTGCGATTGCTGGCAGATGGTGCGATCAACACGCCGCCGGCCAGCAACACTTCTGAAGCGCCGGTCCAGGAATCGTCTTCGACCACGCGCGAAGAAGGAGAAGGTAATTTTGAGGGCGGCGAAGGCGGCGAGAATGCGACAGCCTCCGACAACGACTGGAGTTTCGACGATGTCGCCCGCACCTCAAAAGCGCCGGAAGACGACGATGCGCGTCCTCAGCTCGAAGCGCATGAAACCACGCTGCGCGAACACCTGCTCGAGCAGATGCGGCTGACGGTGCGCGAACCACGCGATCGCGCACTGGTGGAATTGATCATCGATGCGCTCAATGACAACGGCTATCTGGATGAACCGCTGGAAGAAATTCATGCGCGTCTTCCGGAAGAGCTCGACATCGACATCGACGACCTCAATGTCGCGCTAAAACTATTGCAAAGTTTCGAGCCGGCCGGTGTCGGCGCGCGCAATGCGTCCGAGTGCCTGTCGATTCAAATCCGCCGCTTTCCGAAAGTACCGATGGTGACGCGGCGGCGTGCGCTCGATATCGTGGAAAAGCATCTGTCGTTGTTCGCCCAGCGCGATTTCAATAAGCTGAAAAAAGCGCTCGATTGCGACGATGAAGATCTGCGCGAAGCACAATACGTAATCAAGCAATGCAATCCGCACCCAGGTGCGCTATATGCGTCCGATGCATCAGATTATGTTGTGCCGGACGTGATTGTGAAAAAAACCAAGAACGGCTGGCAAGTCATGCTCAATCACGATGTCATGCCCCGACTGCGCGTCAATGCGCTCTATGCGAATATCCTCAAGCAGAGCAAAGGTGAGGGATCACTCTCTTCACAATTGCAGGAAGCGAAATGGCTGATCAAGAACATGCGTCAGCGTTTCGATACCATCCTGCGTGTTGCACAGGCAATTGTCGATCGGCAGAGGAATTTTTTCTCGCACGGGGCAGTTGCAATGCGCCCCCTTGTCTTGCGTGAAATTGCTGATACACTTGGTTTACACGAGAGCACTATCTCTCGGGTAACAACTCAAAAATACATGCTCACTCCCCATGGCATGTTCGAGTTGAAGTATTTCTTCGGTAGCCACGTCGCCACGGAAGCAGGGGGAGAAGCTTCATCGACGGCGATACGGGCCCTGATCAAACAATTGATAGGAGCAGAAGACCCCAAGAATCCTTTTTCAGATAGCAAAATAGCGGATATGTTGGGGGAACAGGGCAT includes:
- a CDS encoding KpsF/GutQ family sugar-phosphate isomerase, translating into MSVPDAKTLPKAFDAKSAARALALAQETLQIEADALLALKNRLAQQVEGPFSEAVRLLLQCTGRVVVSGIGKSGHIARKIAATLASTGTPALFVHAAEALHGDLGMITEHDAVIAISYSGEAAEFIAIIPIIKRMGAKLIAITGNDESRLAQLADVHLNVRVDKEACPLNLAPTASTTATLALGDALAVALLDARGFREEDFARSHPGGALGRRLLTHVRDVMRSGDAVPAVRADVRLPSALLEITKKGMAMTAVVDDQGRAIGIFTDGDLRRLIETAQDFGKLAMADVMHANPRTVHPDQLAVEAVEIMETFRINQLLVADADGILVGALHIHDLTRAKVI
- a CDS encoding KdsC family phosphatase — encoded protein: MQDDTVTRAARVRLMIFDVDGILTDGSLYYGADGELIKTFNVLDGHGIKLLQQSGVATAIISARKSALVARRAADLGIQHLFQGVHDKRAAFEQLLAQTGHAKEACGFIGDDVIDLPILLRVGFAASVPNAHPEVQSRVHFVTRAQGGHGAARELCDFILRAQGNYEAALAPYLA
- the lptC gene encoding LPS export ABC transporter periplasmic protein LptC — its product is MNGRRFRLIAILAPLVALALGSFWLFEVMRRASDEVIPTPERKEPDFYVEKFSYVKMTKSGKAQYHFSGTRMTHNPQDDSYDIELPVVKNLRGANGPMTLRAKRATVNSDNSQIHMYENVRMDRPATADSEAMRLLSDYLLVLPDDDVVKSDKPVEIHLGQSVLTGTGMFANNATRELRLAGNVHGTYQAPQR
- the lptA gene encoding lipopolysaccharide transport periplasmic protein LptA, with the translated sequence MKRFFWMLLLLGATATGSVQAEKADSEKPTNVEADQMAYDDVKQINTFTGNVVLTRGTLVMRAHKLVVSQDPAGYQYATLTAAPGGLATFRQKRDAGPDQWVEGQAERIEYNGKTEMVKLFSKAKMRRLEGKKPTDEVEGEFISYDSRAEFFTVNNTPSGETKPGGGRIKAIIQPRNDAKDK
- the lptB gene encoding LPS export ABC transporter ATP-binding protein, with amino-acid sequence MASTLVVRGLQKSYGTRQVVHDVSLQVESGEVVGLLGPNGAGKTTSFYMIVGLVPSDSGEIDLDGVAISRMPIHRRATLGLSYLPQEASVFRKLTVEDNIRAVLELQRVNDKPLPKAEIDKRLGRLLAELQIERLRENQALSLSGGERRRVEIARALATNPRFVLLDEPFAGVDPIAVIEIQRIVRFLKERGIGVLITDHNVRETLGICDRAYIINQGSVLASGRPDDIIANESVRRVYLGEHFRM
- a CDS encoding RNA polymerase factor sigma-54 encodes the protein MKQTLQLRVSQHLALTPQLQQSIRLLQLSTLELHQELEQILSDNPMLERVDDPLDHSVRLLADGAINTPPASNTSEAPVQESSSTTREEGEGNFEGGEGGENATASDNDWSFDDVARTSKAPEDDDARPQLEAHETTLREHLLEQMRLTVREPRDRALVELIIDALNDNGYLDEPLEEIHARLPEELDIDIDDLNVALKLLQSFEPAGVGARNASECLSIQIRRFPKVPMVTRRRALDIVEKHLSLFAQRDFNKLKKALDCDDEDLREAQYVIKQCNPHPGALYASDASDYVVPDVIVKKTKNGWQVMLNHDVMPRLRVNALYANILKQSKGEGSLSSQLQEAKWLIKNMRQRFDTILRVAQAIVDRQRNFFSHGAVAMRPLVLREIADTLGLHESTISRVTTQKYMLTPHGMFELKYFFGSHVATEAGGEASSTAIRALIKQLIGAEDPKNPFSDSKIADMLGEQGMVVARRTVAKYREALKIPPVNLRKSL